The region CTGACTTCCCAAGCTCATTGCGCCGCTTCTCGAGTTTCTGCCACCGTTCTGGACCAACAGGAAGAGCCTGTGGTGGTATCCAGTCCCCGTCCCCTACATTTCCTGTCAGTAGCTTCCAGTCTCCAGCCCTTATCGCAGCCCTCACAGCTGTGTCCCAGATCCCAAACCCGTTGAGTACCAACGCCTTGTCATACGGCTCTCCGGGCTTCCTGGAGACTGGGTCAATGTTGAAAAGGATTTCAGTACGAGGACAGGGTAGGCCCTCACTGATAGTGCCCCACACATTGTGACCGTCAAGGCCACGGTGGGACTCCAGGGCCCCGGCCAGCCCCAATAATGTGGGATACCAGTCAGACACATGGATCAGTGCTCTGCTGACtacactcttcttcttcaggaGGGGACTATGGACAAAGCCTACAGCCCGGATGCCCCCCTCCCAGTAGGTCCCCTTGCCACCTCTCAGCGGCCAGTTACTCCCTCCAGAGAGCGGCTGCCCACCGTTATCAGCTGAGTAGATCAGTACTGAGTTTTGATAGAGCCCACTAGTCTTCAGTTCCTGAACCACTTCTCCAACCCCGTTATCAAGGCAGCTCAGCATGGCTGCGTAGTGGCGCCTGAGACGATTGCCCTGGGAATCATAGTGGTGCAGAAAGTTATCTGGTACCTGCAAGGGTGTATGTGCGGCCTGAAGAGACACGTACAGGAAGAGGGGTTTATGGGGATCGTGGCTCCTCAGGATCTGCTTCACTCTGGTTGGACAGAGGGAACATTGGAAGGTTTTTAAAAgacttttatgtttgtttctcttAATATATGAATCTGTTCAATTTAATTTATGCTCACCTGTCTATGTAAAGCGAAGTGGAGTAGTTGCCGGTCATCTCCCAGGCAGGCCTATCTCCGTCATGCAGGTCAAACCCACAGGCTTCAGCCCCATCACAGCTCTGATAGGAGAAGTGATCTCCACTGCCAGTCAATGTGCCCAGGAAACTCTGAAAGCCACGCCCTGTGGGGAGGCAGCTTGTCCTGCAGAAGCCCAGGTGCCATTTACCCACCATGTGGGTGGCGTATCCGGCCTCAACCAGACGCTCTGGTAGGGTGGGAATGTgaggggggaggcagaggggcTGACGTGGTCGGATGATTGAATGCTGGAGTCCAGTGTGAATTTGGTAGCTGGCACGATCGGGAGAGTGTgaaaagagaagtgaaaaaAGACATGTCTTGATAAGATCTATATAACAACACAATAACTGGAACTTTCACAGATGGTTTAAGAAATGTTGCACCCTTGGATGCTCTCACAGTATTACTCATCATCGAGCCAAAATGTTCAGTGATTTTAAAGAATTATTTTGAGCTCTAATTtgagtttttcattttacccACTTTGTGTCTGCAAAATTTCTGCCAGAAGACAGAAAGTCAATAATACAGATACGTTCTGCTTCTGTCATGATCATGATAAAAAGTTTCAAAACAGGATTTTATTCCAATAAAACAGGATTTAGAATGAAAATAATGCTTGTTTGAttactgcttctttttttacCCATGCATAACTTAAAATACAAGCACATTTTGTTCCGGTGATTAGATAAGATAAATAATCTAGTGGTTGATCTCAGCATTACAGGAGGAACAACAgtataattttatttcttttctggcCTTGGATGGATGTTTCCCCACCACTCTTCATGTTACCAAAAGACAAAAAGCCTATCTTTATTATGCATAATTACATTATATGAGaactgctgcagaaactgaaTGATTATCCCATCAGaataatgatgtaatgatgaGGAAATTACTCACCGCCCTGTCATGAGTTGACTGCGAGAGGGTGAGCAGATAGGCTGGACATAATAATTTTCAAGTTTGACCCCCTCTGCTGCCAGCTGGTCCAACACAGGAGTGCGGATGTCTGAGCCGTGGTAGCCAATGTCTCCGTAACCCTGGTCATCCACCATGATAAAGATAAGGTGAGGAGGTCTGGGCCCTTCCACCTCTTCGACGCCGACGCCTTCATTTGAAGACAATACTTCACTCAGGCAGCCAAGGCCACTGAGCAAGGTCAAGGCAATcaccaggaaacacactgagcaGATTCTTCCCGTCATCTCCAGAAAAACCTCTGTAGCTAATATCTACAGaagtctgtattttctgttcTGCTATGTCTGCAGTCAATAAATCTCAGGCCGGACCACTCCTGCAGAAAAATGGGCAGATCTGTGCGTCTGAGGAGCTCGTCCAAAAGCCTTATCTGTCCATTAAGTCTGAGTTGTCATCTTTTTCTGGGGATTATTCTTGGTTTTGTGAGATGGGGCTGAGCTGGTGCCAGCTGCTGTGGTGGGTGGAGAAAAACTGCTGTCTCTAAGATGGGCAAGACATTAGAAAaggggtgtatgtgtgtgtgtgtgagagactgagagaggcTTCCCTCTTTGCAGTACCTTGCTACATTCCTAGGTACTTCCAGGCGCCTCATACAGTGGCTGGGAAGATCTGAGCAactcaaataaacacacacacacacacacacacacacacacacacattggaaaacaataaagaaacagGAGTGCTTTGATAGCTGCAAGGTCATCATGATTGACGTTAGCAAGATttatacagaaagaaaaaaagggccGAGTTTTGGCAAGAAAAAGTTCAACAGGTGACGCTCACACCAAATGAAACACTAAGAGACCTGTGCTGCTCTCAAAATTCCCCGtcttttgtgtgtaaaaatgtttgatttgcaacagcaataatattttttcaaaaaacaaaatttaacttggctcattgtgtttgtttcctatGAGGGCTCCAACAGAAAATGTGCTTCTCTGGATgatccacagacctcactgtaGCTGTTTTcatagggactatttcttcaacagaaacaaatgtTCCTTTGACCTCCATTGTATTCAGGTGGCAGAGGAAATCTGTCAAAACTTGGGAAGTGAAAGTAGCTAGAAACCACGACAGGTAATAAGAAGCCATGTAAATTGTAACTTACTGTAGCAGAAGCAACGGTTTAAAGCCAATCTGTAATGAAGCAATCTGTATTACTACTATCGCTGATATGACCACTGTTATTACAATTACTGTCACTAACGCTGTAATGACTGCTATTCTTTCTGACTGCCACTCCTATCAAAGTGCTATTACGATTGCTACAGCTAATATTTCCACTGATTTCCCGTATTGCATATTTCAAAGTATACTGTAAATCCctaatgaaaatcaaataatcCCTgtcattctttatttttattgcatgATACTGCTCAATTAATAGAGTCACCCGATGACAATTACCGCCCGTGCTGGGGCGGTGAAACCAATCCAACTACGGAGGAACATCCTGTGTTGTGATGAGAATGCGTATCGACCGCATGGCTCTTAGCCTTCACCTCACTGCTGTCTCCTTCCCATAATACTGAGAGGAAATCAATGCCTCAGATACGAGTCCATTTCCTAGGTTGTAGAAGGAAACTCATGTTGTCTCACCCTGTGGGAAATTTCACAGGCTTTTTGCCCACAGTGAGAGTGAGGCAAATGCTGGAGAGATTGAGATCAATGGTGGGAGAGGGAAAGACAACGATGAGGTAAGAATGATGCTAACCAAGTGGGGGAGGAGGTGATAAACTGAGGTGGATTAGATGAAACAATTGGTGGGAAATAGAAACATATGAAAAGGAATATATAACGTAATAAAAAAGAGAAGTAAAAGTGACAAGGGGGgtagaaaggaaaggaaaaagatgCATAACTGTG is a window of Seriola aureovittata isolate HTS-2021-v1 ecotype China chromosome 14, ASM2101889v1, whole genome shotgun sequence DNA encoding:
- the si:dkey-174i8.1 gene encoding arylsulfatase I is translated as MTGRICSVCFLVIALTLLSGLGCLSEVLSSNEGVGVEEVEGPRPPHLIFIMVDDQGYGDIGYHGSDIRTPVLDQLAAEGVKLENYYVQPICSPSRSQLMTGRYQIHTGLQHSIIRPRQPLCLPPHIPTLPERLVEAGYATHMVGKWHLGFCRTSCLPTGRGFQSFLGTLTGSGDHFSYQSCDGAEACGFDLHDGDRPAWEMTGNYSTSLYIDRVKQILRSHDPHKPLFLYVSLQAAHTPLQVPDNFLHHYDSQGNRLRRHYAAMLSCLDNGVGEVVQELKTSGLYQNSVLIYSADNGGQPLSGGSNWPLRGGKGTYWEGGIRAVGFVHSPLLKKKSVVSRALIHVSDWYPTLLGLAGALESHRGLDGHNVWGTISEGLPCPRTEILFNIDPVSRKPGEPYDKALVLNGFGIWDTAVRAAIRAGDWKLLTGNVGDGDWIPPQALPVGPERWQKLEKRRNELGKSVWLYNITSDPYERSDLAEARPEVVKHLLTRLAEYNQTAVTARNPPDDPMADPELHGGVWGPWLGLDGQEENSVEVDGRKERMMKIKHCKLCKLKALFKKVGSRLERNTLFY